In Rhinolophus ferrumequinum isolate MPI-CBG mRhiFer1 chromosome 18, mRhiFer1_v1.p, whole genome shotgun sequence, a genomic segment contains:
- the MMAA gene encoding methylmalonic aciduria type A protein, mitochondrial isoform X2, whose protein sequence is MNVPVLLQHPHRYFLKRLLRTPFRCYHFIFHSSTHLRSGSPWARPFDSLRLHCTKWMLLSDGLKRKLCLQTTLKKHTEGLSDKEQRFVDKLYTGLIQGQRAHLAEAITLIESTHSRKKELAQVLLQKVLVYHREQEQLNKGKPRAFRVGLSGPPGAGKSTFIEYFGKMLTERGHKLSVLAVDPSSCTSGGSLLGDKTRMTELSRDMNAYIRPSPAGGTLGGVTRTTNEAILLCEGGGYDIILIETVGVGQSEFAVADMVDMFVLLLPPAGGDELQGIKRGIIEMADLVAITKSDGDLVVPARRIQAEYVSALKLLRKRSEVWRPKVVRISARSGEGITEMWDKMKEFRDLMLASGELIARRQKQQKVWMWNLIQESVLEHFRTHPTVREQIPLLERKVLSGALSPGLAADLLLKAFKTKTNEIHPIQ, encoded by the exons atgaatgttcCCGTGCTGCTACAACATCCTCACCGGTATTTCCTAAAACGCCTTTTGAGAACACCTTTCCGATGTTACCACTTCATCTTTCACTCAAGTACTCATCTCAGATCAGGAAGCCCATGGGCTCGGCCATTTGATTCTCTTAGACTCCATTGTACAAAGTGGATGCTGCTGTCAGATggtttaaagagaaaattatgtttacaaACAACcttaaagaaacacacagaagGACTTTCTGATAAAGAACAAAGATTTGTGGATAAACTTTATACTGGTTTAATCCAAGGACAAAGGGCCCACTTAGCAGAGGCCATAACACTTATAGAATCAACTCACAGCAGAAAAAAAGAGTTAGCCCAGGTGCTTCTTCAGAAAGTCTTGGTCTATCACAGAGAACAAGAACAGTTAAATAAAGGCAAGCCACGAGCCTTTCGAGTgg GATTGTCTGGGCCCCCGGGTGCTGGAAAATCAACCTTTAtagaatattttggaaaaatgctTACTGAGAGAGGGCACAAATTATCTGTGCTAGCTGTGGACCCTTCTTCCTGTACTAGTGGTG GATCATTGTTGGGTGATAAAACCCGAATGACTGAGTTATCAAGAGATATGAATGCATACATCAGACCATCTCCTGCTGGAGGTACTTTAGGAGGTGTGACAAGAACCACAAATGAAGCTATTCTGTTGTGTGAAGGAGGGGGATATGACATCATTCTGATTGAAACTGTAG GTGTGGGTCAGTCGGAGTTTGCTGTTGCTGATATGGTTGACATGTTTGTCTTACTGCTGCCACCAGCAGGAGGGGATGAACTGCAG GGTATCAAAAGAGGTATAATTGAGATGGCAGATCTGGTAGCTATCACTAAATCTGACGGGGACTTGGTTGTGCCAGCGCGGAGGATACAGGCGGAGTACGTGAGCGCGCTGAAATTACTCCGCAAGCGTTCAGAAGTCTGGAGACCAAAG GTAGTTCGTATTTCTGCCAGAAGTGGAGAGGGGATCACTGAAATGTgggataaaatgaaagaattccgGGACTTAATGCTTGCCAGTGGGGAGCTGATTGCCAGACGACAGAAGCAGCAGAAAGTTTGGATGTGGAATCTCATTCAGGAAAGTGTGTTAGAACATTTCAGGACCCACCCCACAGTCCGGGAACAGATTCCTCTTCTGGAAAGAAAGGTTCTGAGTGGAGCCCTGTCCCCAGGCCTAGCAGCAGACTTGTTGttgaaagcttttaaaacaaagactaatgAAATTCATCCTATACAATAA
- the MMAA gene encoding methylmalonic aciduria type A protein, mitochondrial isoform X3: MDFLRKTAIRITNHTEPKKRPLFSSATNKMNVPVLLQHPHRYFLKRLLRTPFRCYHFIFHSSTHLRSGSPWARPFDSLRLHCTKWMLLSDGLKRKLCLQTTLKKHTEGLSDKEQRFVDKLYTGLIQGQRAHLAEAITLIESTHSRKKELAQVLLQKVLVYHREQEQLNKGKPRAFRVGLSGPPGAGKSTFIEYFGKMLTERGHKLSVLAVDPSSCTSGGVGQSEFAVADMVDMFVLLLPPAGGDELQGIKRGIIEMADLVAITKSDGDLVVPARRIQAEYVSALKLLRKRSEVWRPKVVRISARSGEGITEMWDKMKEFRDLMLASGELIARRQKQQKVWMWNLIQESVLEHFRTHPTVREQIPLLERKVLSGALSPGLAADLLLKAFKTKTNEIHPIQ; the protein is encoded by the exons agaaTCACAAATCACACTGAGCCAAAAAAGCGTCCATTGTTTTCTTCAgctacaaataaaatgaatgttcCCGTGCTGCTACAACATCCTCACCGGTATTTCCTAAAACGCCTTTTGAGAACACCTTTCCGATGTTACCACTTCATCTTTCACTCAAGTACTCATCTCAGATCAGGAAGCCCATGGGCTCGGCCATTTGATTCTCTTAGACTCCATTGTACAAAGTGGATGCTGCTGTCAGATggtttaaagagaaaattatgtttacaaACAACcttaaagaaacacacagaagGACTTTCTGATAAAGAACAAAGATTTGTGGATAAACTTTATACTGGTTTAATCCAAGGACAAAGGGCCCACTTAGCAGAGGCCATAACACTTATAGAATCAACTCACAGCAGAAAAAAAGAGTTAGCCCAGGTGCTTCTTCAGAAAGTCTTGGTCTATCACAGAGAACAAGAACAGTTAAATAAAGGCAAGCCACGAGCCTTTCGAGTgg GATTGTCTGGGCCCCCGGGTGCTGGAAAATCAACCTTTAtagaatattttggaaaaatgctTACTGAGAGAGGGCACAAATTATCTGTGCTAGCTGTGGACCCTTCTTCCTGTACTAGTGGTG GTGTGGGTCAGTCGGAGTTTGCTGTTGCTGATATGGTTGACATGTTTGTCTTACTGCTGCCACCAGCAGGAGGGGATGAACTGCAG GGTATCAAAAGAGGTATAATTGAGATGGCAGATCTGGTAGCTATCACTAAATCTGACGGGGACTTGGTTGTGCCAGCGCGGAGGATACAGGCGGAGTACGTGAGCGCGCTGAAATTACTCCGCAAGCGTTCAGAAGTCTGGAGACCAAAG GTAGTTCGTATTTCTGCCAGAAGTGGAGAGGGGATCACTGAAATGTgggataaaatgaaagaattccgGGACTTAATGCTTGCCAGTGGGGAGCTGATTGCCAGACGACAGAAGCAGCAGAAAGTTTGGATGTGGAATCTCATTCAGGAAAGTGTGTTAGAACATTTCAGGACCCACCCCACAGTCCGGGAACAGATTCCTCTTCTGGAAAGAAAGGTTCTGAGTGGAGCCCTGTCCCCAGGCCTAGCAGCAGACTTGTTGttgaaagcttttaaaacaaagactaatgAAATTCATCCTATACAATAA
- the MMAA gene encoding methylmalonic aciduria type A protein, mitochondrial isoform X1 — MDFLRKTAIRITNHTEPKKRPLFSSATNKMNVPVLLQHPHRYFLKRLLRTPFRCYHFIFHSSTHLRSGSPWARPFDSLRLHCTKWMLLSDGLKRKLCLQTTLKKHTEGLSDKEQRFVDKLYTGLIQGQRAHLAEAITLIESTHSRKKELAQVLLQKVLVYHREQEQLNKGKPRAFRVGLSGPPGAGKSTFIEYFGKMLTERGHKLSVLAVDPSSCTSGGSLLGDKTRMTELSRDMNAYIRPSPAGGTLGGVTRTTNEAILLCEGGGYDIILIETVGVGQSEFAVADMVDMFVLLLPPAGGDELQGIKRGIIEMADLVAITKSDGDLVVPARRIQAEYVSALKLLRKRSEVWRPKVVRISARSGEGITEMWDKMKEFRDLMLASGELIARRQKQQKVWMWNLIQESVLEHFRTHPTVREQIPLLERKVLSGALSPGLAADLLLKAFKTKTNEIHPIQ; from the exons agaaTCACAAATCACACTGAGCCAAAAAAGCGTCCATTGTTTTCTTCAgctacaaataaaatgaatgttcCCGTGCTGCTACAACATCCTCACCGGTATTTCCTAAAACGCCTTTTGAGAACACCTTTCCGATGTTACCACTTCATCTTTCACTCAAGTACTCATCTCAGATCAGGAAGCCCATGGGCTCGGCCATTTGATTCTCTTAGACTCCATTGTACAAAGTGGATGCTGCTGTCAGATggtttaaagagaaaattatgtttacaaACAACcttaaagaaacacacagaagGACTTTCTGATAAAGAACAAAGATTTGTGGATAAACTTTATACTGGTTTAATCCAAGGACAAAGGGCCCACTTAGCAGAGGCCATAACACTTATAGAATCAACTCACAGCAGAAAAAAAGAGTTAGCCCAGGTGCTTCTTCAGAAAGTCTTGGTCTATCACAGAGAACAAGAACAGTTAAATAAAGGCAAGCCACGAGCCTTTCGAGTgg GATTGTCTGGGCCCCCGGGTGCTGGAAAATCAACCTTTAtagaatattttggaaaaatgctTACTGAGAGAGGGCACAAATTATCTGTGCTAGCTGTGGACCCTTCTTCCTGTACTAGTGGTG GATCATTGTTGGGTGATAAAACCCGAATGACTGAGTTATCAAGAGATATGAATGCATACATCAGACCATCTCCTGCTGGAGGTACTTTAGGAGGTGTGACAAGAACCACAAATGAAGCTATTCTGTTGTGTGAAGGAGGGGGATATGACATCATTCTGATTGAAACTGTAG GTGTGGGTCAGTCGGAGTTTGCTGTTGCTGATATGGTTGACATGTTTGTCTTACTGCTGCCACCAGCAGGAGGGGATGAACTGCAG GGTATCAAAAGAGGTATAATTGAGATGGCAGATCTGGTAGCTATCACTAAATCTGACGGGGACTTGGTTGTGCCAGCGCGGAGGATACAGGCGGAGTACGTGAGCGCGCTGAAATTACTCCGCAAGCGTTCAGAAGTCTGGAGACCAAAG GTAGTTCGTATTTCTGCCAGAAGTGGAGAGGGGATCACTGAAATGTgggataaaatgaaagaattccgGGACTTAATGCTTGCCAGTGGGGAGCTGATTGCCAGACGACAGAAGCAGCAGAAAGTTTGGATGTGGAATCTCATTCAGGAAAGTGTGTTAGAACATTTCAGGACCCACCCCACAGTCCGGGAACAGATTCCTCTTCTGGAAAGAAAGGTTCTGAGTGGAGCCCTGTCCCCAGGCCTAGCAGCAGACTTGTTGttgaaagcttttaaaacaaagactaatgAAATTCATCCTATACAATAA